GACTCTAATGAGAGCAGTCTGTGAAGATAGGGTCAGGGTCCAGTACAATGGAAtgcctccccctaccccaactAGACCCACTAACCACTCTCACTCCCTACCTGCAGAGTGTTGACAGGGAAGGCGCTGATGGGCGGGAAGTCTAGGATCTGGAGGTCGTGCACGTGACCGTTCATGACAACAGCGGGCAGGTAGAGGCGGCGGGTGGTGGTGGGCACGCAGACCTCGCTGAATTCGTTGTAAAGGAACTGCCGTACGATAGCGCTTTTGCCCACGCCTCGCGCCCCCAGCACGGCCACCCGATAGGTGGAGACCATGCCTTCGGCCCCGCTCCGCCTCCGCGTCCTCGCCGCTGCCTCCGGAGGACCCCCCGGGCTGCATATTCCAGGGGCAGGGGGCTCAGCCACCGTCTGCACCAACCATTGCTGTCCCTGCTGGCCTCTGCTCCACGGCTTCCGCCGGGCCTGCAGGGAAAAGAGATATGGTTCACATGTGTCCTGGTGGTCATTTAGTCGTAtccgactcttcgtgacctcatttgggattttcttggccgagataccagagtggtttgccatttccttttccagctcattttacagatgaggaaactgaggcaaaaagggtgaagtgacttgcccagggtcacacagctaataagtgtctgaggctggatttgaactcagtgattCCTGACTCCTGGCAGCTGCCCCTGTGTCCTGGTAGACTCTCCATCTTCCCCATTCTGGGCAGTTTAAATAAAATTCCCATTCCTTTCCTCTTGCTACCCTAGGCTATAGGCAAGGTAACCAAGGAGAACCTTAGATGAACTCCATCTATATCCCCCACATATATCTGCATGTCTACATCTGTTTCTATGTTTGGTGGTGCCTAGTTAGTGCAAGCGCAGCAGTTATCTTCTAGGTCCATACCGGGTGTCCCCTTAGAGAGGATCCCTGAGAGTCAGTGCAAGCCTGCAGGGTATCCTGATTACTATGTGTGTTCTCACTGGGTGCCTATTCTCTCCATGTACACAAGGGTGCTTCAAACCTCATCCCACTCAAGTTGGAGGGGCCAACCAGGTGTTAAAACCTGCCCACATCATTTTCATCCTCCAGAACAATTCCACGTGGTTCCTCCAGACCCAGACACTCAAGGGCACTATAGCTTGGCCAGCAAGCAGCTTCTGTTAGGTTAATTACATAACAAACCATCCCCCAAACTGAAGGAAATCCTGTGAAAGGAGTGAATAACTAGCTGCAGATGAGGCACTAAGGGTCCTGTATGCTGATTTTTGCCACCATCTGCAGCACACACATAGGACCTGAAGCTTGGTTGTCCCAGGACTAGCTATTCCTGGTTGGTCTTGAGATGGGCCTTGCCCGCCTTTATGCCTTGATTACTATGTCCCCGATCCACACTGTCAGATCAGAAATGCAGGCATTCtcttgggggcagggaaggaaagagCCACTACAGCAGGGCAGAACTATTGGactgggggaaaagggggaatgaAGTCCCAAGGCCTTTTCCCAGGAAGCCCAGGTCTGATCTAGCCACAGTGCCTTGCCTCTCACTGCCATCACGATGCTGGACCCTGCTGGAGTGTCCTGGGGAAGGCAATGGAGTATTTCCACAGTTTAGCAGTGCTATGTCTTTCTACCTCCAAATAGTTCAATCTCAGCCCCCAGAaagggggatgggggagaagacTGCAGTCTAAGAAAACAGGACTGAGACCTCTGCAAGCCCTCCCAAGGCCTGTGAGCTGCAATCAGCcctgggaaaaagaaaggaattgacTGAGGGGCTAGGATCTCTTTCCCTGAAGACCCATAGCTTGGACACCTAAGGAAGGTGAGGGCTAGACAGGGTGTGTCCCAGCTCGGCTAGGCACTGTTTGGATGTAGGTAAACCTTGGCAGAGGCATTCACATGCCCCTGTCCTGGCCTCAAGCCTAGGGGCCCAGGCATGAGGGAGCCAGGTTCTAGTTCATATAGGCAGTAGCCCAAGCATGGAGGAATCCCTAGTTGCATCCTGTAACTCTACCTCCCTATAGCAATATACCCATCACCTTTCTCAGGGCAATCAGTTTctctgcttctgcttctctatATCCCACAGACTCTCaccgccccccccaccccccatctctcttcccctccaccccaaacACCAACCCTCTCACGTGGCCCCAGCGCACAGTTTACCCAGCTCATCGCCGGCGACCCCCTCTCAACCCTCCCCCGCCCCAGCGTCCTTGGCCTTCTCCACCCCTATTCGACCCCCACCCCACCACACCACACCTGGTGCACCCCCACCACAAAGgcatcctctccccctccctcacctccacccccGGCCAACTCGGCCGCTTACCCGGGGCCGTCTTAGATGTCCCCAGCCCCGTTGGGCCCGGGGCCGGGGTTCTCCCTGTATCCGGCGCTGTCCCCTCCCTGGCTCCCCGGCCTGGGGGGCAGGGGGGGCGGGACGCCCCCTACCTGCTGAAATAGGGCGGGGGAAAGGGTGGAGGaaaggagatgaaaaggaagGTTTTGAGATTGGTGCGGTTGTTTTCggggtattttttgttttttgtttttttaaatctcctgccccttctctccctccgGAGCCCGCGTTGCTcgcagtggagggagggaggagagcgGGGGCCGGGCAGGAAGGTTGGAGGGGGACCCTGATCTGGGATTCCGCTGGGTCCCTGAGCCTGACACATTCACTCATTCaaccttttttctctcccttggtcctttctttgggaaaaaaaaaaatctctttcccaagttccccctccccattcctactccttccctctttccaggGGGTATTTTAAAGTATAAACCATAGGACCCTCTGCCTCCACACACATAGAATTGTAAGGACGGGAGGGGTGGGGCAGTTCCAATACGTTCTGAGATCAGGTCAGCCCAAGTCTGGGGGAAGTGTAGGTAGGGCAAGGGAGGAGAATAGCATGAAGGATGAGTTGGCTATTTTTAAGCCTTACTTCTGGCTTTCCTCTGTCCAAGAGGTCAGCAAGTACCGATCGACTGTATTCAGAACTGTCCTGGCCCCTAGGTCTAGGTTTTCTACCATGGTCAGCACCCCGCTGGAGTGTCGGGGTGAGGCAAGGTAACTTTGTTCCATTTCTGATGAAGGAGAGACTAGGAGGGAGACCCGCCTTCGAACAGCTGTGAGAGGATTTCTCGGCGGTCGTGTttctccacccacccccacccacccccgcCCCCCAGTCTACAGCTTTACCACCTTGAACAAGCCTGAGTAAGTCAGGCACGGGGTGAGTTTGGAGACTCGAGACGACAAAGCATCCAGTCCATCACGCTGACCTGCCTCGCCTTTCTCcctttttagtcattttctgAATAAAGGTAGAGGAAGGAGACGGGAACCAGGAGGCCAAAAGTCCATGTCTACATCTTCCTTTTTGGCTCTGAGTCCTGGGCAGAGAAGCTCGGGATCTGTCTTTTGTAACCCGTGGGATCACGTTCATACCTTTCCTGGGAAAACTAAGCCttctctgctcccctccccttAGAAATGCGCACCATTCGGAACAGAAcgtcttccttttccctccagcTGGGCTCCTTCTGGCAACAAATCCAACCGacggagaaaggaggggaaggccGGTGGCAGCCAGGGGCAAGGTACAGAGCTGAGAGAGCATGCATCGCTCAATTACCAGGCCAGGTTGGGGATAAGTAGACTTAGGTTACAATATGTGTTGGGAAAAATTTGGATTGGATTGGACAAAATCCCACCTATGACATCCTCCAGGGTCTTGACCTGTCTCCAATTCCACTCTGCCATCTCTGTTCCCCACTGCTATAGCCCTATTTCAGCCTGAGCAGAGGTTGGCTGAAAATAAGAAAGTTACCTCTTtaaatatacacaaacatgcacCTGGGTCTGCCAATATGCCTCAGGCTGGGTTGGTGAGGACTATAAATGCctgttgggggcgggggggggggggggggggggggggggaggtggggggtgggaaggcaTGGAACTTGTGAACCCACCTGCATTATTAATAGCTCAGCTTCTTCCAGTGGGAGATAATAGAGAAATGGTCTGGAAAGACAAGGACCAAAGTCCTTGACTCCTGCCTGTTTCTTAAACAATATTAAAATGTCCTGGATCCACATTTGGATTTGGAGGCTGCTTGAccaggaggaaagggaaaggatcggaggaatctgaactcaggagtGTAGGATGGGTAGAGTCTCCAGAATCAGACTCTTCTCAGCCCAAccagaggcatctaggtggtacagtggttagagctctgggcttaggatcaggaagacctgagctcaaatttgaaccagtacttattaattgtgtcaccctgggcaagtcatttaaagcttgtttgcctcagtttcctcaactgtaaaaaaaaaaaagggataaatAGTAGCACCTGCCCCCTCTCCGggtactgtgaggatcaaatgagttagttgtaaaaaaaaaaaaaaagtggctaatgctgtgcctggcacatagtaggtacgccagaaatgtttattccttttcctttctcacccaaCTCGAGATGAAAAGTCCCAGCATGATGGCCTTGAAAAGTTGCCCTAGCCTAGGGATTCTTAAGCATCTTCTGTCATGGACCCTTTCATTAGTTTGGTAAACCTATgggccctttctcagaatatacttttttaaaatgccaaattgaaagaaatttttaaaaatttagtgatTGGcagatgaaaataaagatgtattttttttcccaaccaAATTCTCAGAACCCTGAAATCTATGCATGGATGTACCCCTTGCAGGTTGGTGGAGCCCAAGTAAAGAGCCACTATTCTAATGTCTAGAAGGTTCCTAGGATTTAgacctgaaagctctcttggagATCATGCACTACACTTTTacctctaccccacccccattttacagaaacagAATCAAGGAACGAAGAGATTTTTCTCAAGGTCATCCAGGTATCGAGTAGCAGAGCCAAAATgtgaatccaggccttctgacCTCAACATTCTTCCACTATATCACTGTTCCTTGCTAATCAAACCCCTGAAACCCCTTTTTCCAGCCTAGAATCTCCTCCCTTTGTTGGCAGCCTTATGGATGGCAGGTCGTAAgctaaatgagaaaatgagatgaagagTTTGAAGCCAACTCGGAAACTTTTCAAGAAACATCCTTGCAGCTAATATTATTGTCTGGGGGTTGGTTGGGATTCTAGGATTAGCGTTGAGGAGCTAGAAATGGGTAACAACGGGGGAGGTGTTATCTTTTCCAAGTACCACACCAGGTATTAAAATAAACAAGCTCTTGCCTGCTGGAGCTGGGGGTGGTGGGAAAAGAAATCTGGGCCCCTCAGGGAAGCCAGAAAAAACTATCATGGATGAACTGGGGTGGGACTTCTCAGCTTCTTTTCTACCTCTTCACTTTTGATCTCAGGACTTCCCCAATGACCATTCTGCTACCTTGAATAGTGGGTGTCTGTTCAGCTCCAGAATTGCTTCCCTTTAATTTTCTGCATATGGCAAAGGGAATTGGGGTAGACTGATTTCTATCAGTTTTCCCATaaagtgaaagaggagaaagtgagtcaaCGGGTGACAATCACTTTCCAAATGTTTCAAGAGCtactaaatgtttaataatacCAGACTGATACCTTCTCCCATGCAGTTAGAGCTGGAGGTCACATGGATATGTTCTCCAGTTTGCCCTTCTTCAAATCACTGGTCCAGAGAACACTACTAAAAACCAGACAGATGTCTAGTTCCCTTTACCATCTCCACCAACACAACCAGGAAAACTGCCACATCTAGGGACCAAACTTGTGGATCCTTATCTACCGGTGTCATTGTCATTATCTTCTGCATGGTAGCCTTCATTTACATCAGttcaccttttttgtgtcatgaatgcTGTTAGCAGTCttgtgaaacctatggaccccttctcagaatatttttaactGCGTAAGTATATgtgattaccaaggaaaccaattatattgaaatagttatcaaaatgctttttaaaaagtctttagcTTAAGACCTCTGATTTACAGGGAATTTGAAGGGATATTTCCCCAGAGAACAGGGAATACAGACACATTGGGAACAGAGGTTAGATTAGCTAATCCAAAGGTTGCATTCTCTGAAATTTTATCCTGAGTTCCCCAATACTATGAAGCCAATCAGATGCTAGACTTGCAAACTGGCATTCCCATGGATTCTGAAATAAGGTAAGGGTTAAGGTCTGATTTGTGAGGTTTATTAGTATGACATAGTTCAACACCTGAGAAATCAGTGGGATGCACAGAAAGGCAGGAAGCTGATGCTCTGTTTTGGGGCAGAGGAGCAGAAGGCCCGTCGAGTGGCAGTGGTCCCAGCCCCTATGGCACTCTCCACCCCTGGCTGCCTGCCTTGGAGCAGGAAGGAAGCAGCTGTCCTTGTTTGGCAGATGCCATTGGAGCATTCTGGGAGTTGGGGGGTTGAGACTGGCAAGGAATAAGGACAGAGAAGGCTGATCAGGTAGGCAGGGACTCACTCCTTAACTGTTCACTGCTTTGCGGGTGTATATAGCTGGGGTGGGGGACAGGGGGTGAGGGATGATTCACAAAGGCTGCCAGCTGTTTTCATAAACCTCTGAATCTTCATCACTCCAATTTCAGATATCATGTCTGAACAACAGCCCAGGGAAAGGGCCTAACAGGATGGAGAATGAGGAGTTCAGGAGGGTGAGGTCAAGACCTTCCCAGGGCTGGACTCAGATAGCTCCTCTACTTAGCTGTCTTTTCTGCAAGTGCTTTAGCTCAGGGAACAAAGCACATACcatactttttattttgtgtaaATGAGTTTATTGACAAGGACATCAGGCCAAGagtccccccacctcccccaagaGATTCCAACAGGATAACAGAATGACAAGCATTCACAGGGTGGCCATATTCATCCCCattcccaacccccaccccacctGTTTCCACAGCTTCAAAGTGTACAGAACAGACACAGGCAAAGTCCAGGCCCAGGAGGGAAGACACTTGGAAGGACCCTCTGGACAGCAAAATAATTCTGagtattgttttcctttatccCCTGCATTCatgccagacagacagacagacagacagacagacagacacacacacacacacacacacacacacacacacacacagagtcagttAAGTTAGGCATGGTCCAAAAGCACTAAAGGGAAAGAGTGTAGAGCTGGTTAACATCAGTTTCCCTCTGAAAAAGAGTTGGAGAGATTGTGCTCCATGTGTAAGGATGACTTAAAAGGTGCCACAATGACCAACTTTTCCAAAAGACCAAGATGTCCCAGACTGGCTCACTCCACTTGGTCAAGTGAGGACAGTCCCTACCTTATGACTGATAGTGACTGCAACCACTTCTGACCTTCCCATTTTACGGTAGAGGCATTTAGCCTCTCCTCAAGTCCCCTGTCCAACCCCTTCCCCTAAACATCTCATTGTTCCATGGCTTGCATTTCTCAGCAGAGATGCTGAATTGTCGAGGGAGAAACTCTCCACTCTGGCTTTCCGTGATACACCAATAATGCCAATTTTGCAGACCTCATGGTCCTGCTTGTCCTCCTCTTTTGACATACATGGAGACAACTGGGCTAACACTCCCCCCACTTTGCACACCTTTCACAAACACTGGCAGAAGCCAGTTGGTATGAAGTGCCAGGAGGTATCCTCTCCAAAGTCTTAAAGCTGATCTGGGGAGTGCCCCTCCCAGACCTACAAGTGGTCTAAGCCAGGCACACTTGACATAGTGCAGGATCCTAGCTGTTGGAATGCCTGTGGCATATACCAGGATGATGGTGGGCCTCCTACTTCCTCTCTGGTCACTAAAGCCAACCTTGTTTTATCCTGCACAACCAACAATCTGGGCCATCTGGTGGGTCTCTTCCCCCATTTTCTGGAAACAAAACAAACGTCCTCTAGAGCATTCCTGACAATGAGTTCTCTATGGACTCAGTCCATTGCTTGGAATTGGTGAGAATCTCCAGAATTTGATAGCTGACAGGGTGAGGCAGAGTAGTAGGACCAGTAGTCTTCAGTCTTAAAGTACCTGAGATCTACTCAGGAGGATCTAAGAAGGAGCAACTCTTTTCTCAGCCTCCAACTAGGGCCCTGGAGCACAGGAAATATCAGACAGGGTTGGAGGTAGCCAGGGGCACCCACAGATCCAGGCTGACATTGCAGGGATTAACTGCAAAAGGGCCATGCCAAGGGCAAGCccccagaggagaaaaaaaataagataaagttGGTGTTTCAGATGCTTCAAACAAATGCTTCAAAAAATCATGTCCAACCACAAAGGAGGGGTTGGGGGAGCTCCTGGGATACTGTATAATGATAAAAACTGACAACCCCTTCCAAGCTAATCCTAACTGGCCACAGAAATTAGGTGCTGAAGGTGAGCAGGACAATGAATTTGTGATGGTTCCAACCTGCATCATCACTAAGCTGAGTCTGCTGGGCCCAAGGCCAGTGGGAGTGGGGGCTATTTCCTTAGTGGTATCTGTATTTTATAGCATGCTCCTTCATGTGACTGGAAAGCACTGGGAAAGCTGCTGGACTGAACATGGTGCTAAGGGAGAACACAGACAGGCACAGAGGACAAGACACAGAAGATGGGAAGAAGTGACAGGCAGTAGAATGGCGTGCAAGAAGGGGGCCAGAAGGTCCAAATTTCAGCTCTAGCTAGACTACAAAGTAGCCTGGAACCACAAGAAGTCCCTTTCctgtctgggtctcagcttctgCAGGTATAAGATCAAAGATCCAGCTTCCAGTCAATCTGactgggaccagtgtgggaggcCCTGggcctccaccaccaccactcctgtGTGGCCAGAGGCAGAGCAGAGACACTCTCATCATTTTCCCTCAATGACCCTCAGAGCTGACAACtgcatttctgtctctctccgttGCAAAGAGGAACTGGTGACCCCCTCCACATTTCCAGCACTCTGGAATCACCAAGTAAGGGAAACTTGCCTGTCTAAAGGCAGAACaatttggggaaaacaaaatCAGGGAAACCACACTGcctgaaggagagaaggaaaggataaaaaaTGACTGGAAATTCAATTAACTAGGGATGAAAACATGCTGCACAGA
The DNA window shown above is from Notamacropus eugenii isolate mMacEug1 chromosome 2, mMacEug1.pri_v2, whole genome shotgun sequence and carries:
- the RASL10B gene encoding ras-like protein family member 10B isoform X2, coding for MSECVRLRDPAESQIRVPLQPSCPAPALLPPSTASNAGSGGREGAGDLKKQKTKNTPKTTAPISKPSFSSPFLHPFPRPISAGRGRPAPPAPQAGEPGRGQRRIQGEPRPRAQRGWGHLRRPRARRKPWSRGQQGQQWLVQTVAEPPAPGICSPGGPPEAAARTRRRSGAEGMVSTYRVAVLGARGVGKSAIVRQFLYNEFSEVCVPTTTRRLYLPAVVMNGHVHDLQILDFPPISAFPVNTLQEWADACCRGLRSVHAYILVYDICCFDSFEYVKTIRQQILETRVIGTSETPIIIVGNKRDLQRGRVIPRWNVSHLVRKTWKCGYVECSAKYNWHILLLFSELLKSVGCARCKHVHAALRFQGALRRNRCTIM
- the RASL10B gene encoding ras-like protein family member 10B isoform X1, with translation MSECVRLRDPAESQIRVPLQPSCPAPALLPPSTASNAGSGGREGAGDLKKQKTKNTPKTTAPISKPSFSSPFLHPFPRPISAGRGRPAPPAPQAGEPGRGQRRIQGEPRPRAQRGWGHLRRPRARRKPWSRGQQGQQWLVQTVAEPPAPGICSPGGPPEAAARTRRRSGAEGMVSTYRVAVLGARGVGKSAIVRQFLYNEFSEVCVPTTTRRLYLPAVVMNGHVHDLQILDFPPISAFPVNTLQLISYRVTWNTKSYDLPTVKKSVEWADACCRGLRSVHAYILVYDICCFDSFEYVKTIRQQILETRVIGTSETPIIIVGNKRDLQRGRVIPRWNVSHLVRKTWKCGYVECSAKYNWHILLLFSELLKSVGCARCKHVHAALRFQGALRRNRCTIM